A window of Vigna unguiculata cultivar IT97K-499-35 chromosome 4, ASM411807v1, whole genome shotgun sequence contains these coding sequences:
- the LOC114181881 gene encoding probable cyclic nucleotide-gated ion channel 20, chloroplastic isoform X1, which yields MASFENGELQKISEETDVQPYHETLHSKFQRLLSASVSIPMESYEIETSLVGDSGSLYATPETDNLMQHSIVVTGNKTEESTDESYDSINEHLLRSGKLGICNDPYCTTCPSYFKSSQLRNPKALNIPDPKNALNGDAKGFTRKFYSLCSSFVPGVMNPHSKFIQHWNKVLASFCLVAIFVDPLFFFLLYVRQDHNCIVINWKLTKALVIVRSMNDFIYFLHILLQFRLAFVSPESRVVGAGDLVDHPKEIAFHYLKGYFLIDLFVVFPLPQIMLLSVLPKSLRGANYAKNVLRAAILVQYIPRLFRFLPMLFGQSPAGFIFESAWANFIINLLIFILASHVVGSIWYLFALQRVNQCFRNACQSSNIPGCLAFIDCGHSHVGENQLGLSSNQWNNNADAIACWNSSSTGSFAYGIYNNAVPLTTQTDIVTKYIYALFWGLQQISTLAGNQTPSDFVYETLFTIAIIGMGLLLFALLIGNIQNFLQGLGRRRLEMQLRRGDVEQWMSHRRLPEYLRRRVREAERYSWTATRGVNEATLMENFPEDLQMDIRRHLFKFVKKVRIFALMDEPVLDAICARLRQATYIKGSRILSQGSVVEKMVFVVRGKLESIGEDGIRIPLSEGDVCGEELLTWYLEHSSVSAVHQFEYADGRRVRLPGQKLLSNRTVRCLTNVEVLSLRAENLEEVTILFTRFLRSLRVQGALRYESPYWRSLAAIRIQVAWRYRKKRLSHVNSDFQNKH from the exons ATGGCTAGTTTTGAAAATGGTGAGCTGCAGAAGATATCAGAAGAAACTGATGTACAACCATATCATGAAACTTTGCATTCTAAATTTCAAAGGCTTTTAAGTGCATCAGTTTCTATTCCCATGGAGTCATATGAGATAGAAACTAGTCTTGTGGGAGATAGTGGTTCATTGTATGCTACACCAGAAACTGATAATCTTATGCAGCATAGTATAGTTGTAACAGGAAACAAAACAGAGGAGAGCACAGATGAAAGCTATGATAGCATAAATGAACATTTACTGAGATCTGGGAAACTGGGAATTTGTAATGATCCTTATTGTACTACTTGTCCTTCTTACTTCAAGTCTTCTCAGCTAAGAAATCCAAAAGCTTTGAATATACCTGATCCGAAG AATGCTCTTAATGGGGATGCCAAAGGATTCACCAGAAAATTTTACTCTCTATGTTCATCTTTTGTTCCTGGAGTTATGAATCCTCACTCTAAATTCATACAACATTGGAACAAGGTTCTTGCCAGTTTTTGCTTGGTTGCAATTTTTGTGGAtccattatttttcttcttactcTATGTTCGGCAG GATCATAATTGTATAGTTATCAACTGGAAATTGACAAAAGCACTTGTTATAGTTAGAAGCATGAACGACTTCATATATTTCCTTCACATTCTTCTCCAG TTTAGGTTGGCTTTTGTTTCTCCTGAGTCAAGGGTGGTTGGTGCTGGAGATTTAGTTGATCATCCAAAGGAAATTGCATTTCATTACCTGAAGGGTTATTTTCTTATTGACTTGTTTGTTGTATTTCCTCTTCCTCAG ATAATGTTATTGTCTGTACTACCAAAATCATTGAGGGGAGCAAATTATGCTAAGAATGTTCTGCGTGCAGCGATCCTAGTGCAGTATATTCCCAGATTATTCAGATTTCTGCCTATGCTGTTTGGTCAATCTCCAGCAGGATTCATATTTGAGTCAGCATGGGCAAATTTCATTATAAATCTTCTCATTTTCATTCTAGCTAGCCATGTTGTTGGCTCTATCTGGTACCTATTTGCTCTACAG AGGGTTAATCAATGTTTTCGAAATGCGTGCCAAAGTTCTAATATCCCTGGATGTCTGGCATTCATTGATTGTGGACATAGCCATGTTGGGGAAAATCAGCTTGGCTTATCATCAAACCAGTGGAACAACAATGCAGATGCTATTGCATGTTGGAATTCCTCTTCCACAGGTTCTTTTGCTTATGGGATTTATAACAATGCTGTTCCTCTTACTACACAAACAGACATCGTCACCAAATACATATATGCTCTATTTTGGGGGTTACAG CAAATCAGTACTCTGGCTGGTAACCAAACACCAAGCGACTTTGTGTATGAAACCCTTTTTACTATAGCCATCATAGGAATGGGACTTTTGCTTTTTGCGCTTCTCATTGGAAACATTCAGAACTTTCTTCAAGGTCTTGGACGGAG GAGGCTAGAAATGCAACTTAGACGCGGTGATGTTGAGCAATGGATGAGTCATAGGCGCTTACCAGAATACCTCAGAAG GAGAGTACGAGAGGCTGAACGGTATAGTTGGACTGCAACAAGAGGGGTGAATGAAGCAACACTAATGGAGAACTTTCCAGAAGACCTCCAAATGGATATAAGACGCCATCTCTTCAAATTTGTTAAGAAA GTTCGAATATTTGCTCTGATGGATGAACCTGTCTTAGATGCCATTTGTGCGAGACTGAGACAAGCTACTTACATTAAAGGAAGTAGAATTTTGAGTCAAGGTAGTGTGGTAGAGAAGATGGTATTCGTGGTGCGTGGCAAATTGGAGAGCATTGGAGAAGATGGTATTAGAATTCCTTTATCTGAAGGAGATGTTTGTGGTGAAGAACTTCTGACATGGTATCTTGAGCATTCTTCTGTCAGCGCAG TTCATCAATTTGAGTATGCAGATGGCAGAAGAGTAAGGCTTCCAGGACAGAAGTTGCTTAGCAACAGAACAGTAAGATGCTTAACAAATGTAGAAGTACTTTCACTGAGAGCAGAAAACCTTGAAGAAGTCACAATCCTTTTCACAAGATTCTTGCGTAGTTTGCGTGTTCAAGGAGCCTTAAG GTATGAATCACCTTATTGGAGATCCCTTGCAGCAATCCGTATTCAGGTTGCATGGAGATACAGAAAGAAACGATTAAGCCATGTTAATTCAgactttcaaaataaacattga
- the LOC114181881 gene encoding probable cyclic nucleotide-gated ion channel 20, chloroplastic isoform X2 has protein sequence MASFENGELQKISEETDVQPYHETLHSKFQRLLSASVSIPMESYEIETSLVGDSGSLYATPETDNLMQHSIVVTGNKTEESTDESYDSINEHLLRSGKLGICNDPYCTTCPSYFKSSQLRNPKALNIPDPKNALNGDAKGFTRKFYSLCSSFVPGVMNPHSKFIQHWNKVLASFCLVAIFVDPLFFFLLYVRQDHNCIVINWKLTKALVIVRSMNDFIYFLHILLQFRLAFVSPESRVVGAGDLVDHPKEIAFHYLKGYFLIDLFVVFPLPQIMLLSVLPKSLRGANYAKNVLRAAILVQYIPRLFRFLPMLFGQSPAGFIFESAWANFIINLLIFILASHVVGSIWYLFALQRVNQCFRNACQSSNIPGCLAFIDCGHSHVGENQLGLSSNQWNNNADAIACWNSSSTGSFAYGIYNNAVPLTTQTDIVTKYIYALFWGLQQISTLAGNQTPSDFVYETLFTIAIIGMGLLLFALLIGNIQNFLQGLGRRRLEMQLRRGDVEQWMSHRRLPEYLRRRVREAERYSWTATRGVNEATLMENFPEDLQMDIRRHLFKFVKKVRIFALMDEPVLDAICARLRQATYIKGSRILSQGSVVEKMVFVVRGKLESIGEDGIRIPLSEGDVCGEELLTWYLEHSSVSADGRRVRLPGQKLLSNRTVRCLTNVEVLSLRAENLEEVTILFTRFLRSLRVQGALRYESPYWRSLAAIRIQVAWRYRKKRLSHVNSDFQNKH, from the exons ATGGCTAGTTTTGAAAATGGTGAGCTGCAGAAGATATCAGAAGAAACTGATGTACAACCATATCATGAAACTTTGCATTCTAAATTTCAAAGGCTTTTAAGTGCATCAGTTTCTATTCCCATGGAGTCATATGAGATAGAAACTAGTCTTGTGGGAGATAGTGGTTCATTGTATGCTACACCAGAAACTGATAATCTTATGCAGCATAGTATAGTTGTAACAGGAAACAAAACAGAGGAGAGCACAGATGAAAGCTATGATAGCATAAATGAACATTTACTGAGATCTGGGAAACTGGGAATTTGTAATGATCCTTATTGTACTACTTGTCCTTCTTACTTCAAGTCTTCTCAGCTAAGAAATCCAAAAGCTTTGAATATACCTGATCCGAAG AATGCTCTTAATGGGGATGCCAAAGGATTCACCAGAAAATTTTACTCTCTATGTTCATCTTTTGTTCCTGGAGTTATGAATCCTCACTCTAAATTCATACAACATTGGAACAAGGTTCTTGCCAGTTTTTGCTTGGTTGCAATTTTTGTGGAtccattatttttcttcttactcTATGTTCGGCAG GATCATAATTGTATAGTTATCAACTGGAAATTGACAAAAGCACTTGTTATAGTTAGAAGCATGAACGACTTCATATATTTCCTTCACATTCTTCTCCAG TTTAGGTTGGCTTTTGTTTCTCCTGAGTCAAGGGTGGTTGGTGCTGGAGATTTAGTTGATCATCCAAAGGAAATTGCATTTCATTACCTGAAGGGTTATTTTCTTATTGACTTGTTTGTTGTATTTCCTCTTCCTCAG ATAATGTTATTGTCTGTACTACCAAAATCATTGAGGGGAGCAAATTATGCTAAGAATGTTCTGCGTGCAGCGATCCTAGTGCAGTATATTCCCAGATTATTCAGATTTCTGCCTATGCTGTTTGGTCAATCTCCAGCAGGATTCATATTTGAGTCAGCATGGGCAAATTTCATTATAAATCTTCTCATTTTCATTCTAGCTAGCCATGTTGTTGGCTCTATCTGGTACCTATTTGCTCTACAG AGGGTTAATCAATGTTTTCGAAATGCGTGCCAAAGTTCTAATATCCCTGGATGTCTGGCATTCATTGATTGTGGACATAGCCATGTTGGGGAAAATCAGCTTGGCTTATCATCAAACCAGTGGAACAACAATGCAGATGCTATTGCATGTTGGAATTCCTCTTCCACAGGTTCTTTTGCTTATGGGATTTATAACAATGCTGTTCCTCTTACTACACAAACAGACATCGTCACCAAATACATATATGCTCTATTTTGGGGGTTACAG CAAATCAGTACTCTGGCTGGTAACCAAACACCAAGCGACTTTGTGTATGAAACCCTTTTTACTATAGCCATCATAGGAATGGGACTTTTGCTTTTTGCGCTTCTCATTGGAAACATTCAGAACTTTCTTCAAGGTCTTGGACGGAG GAGGCTAGAAATGCAACTTAGACGCGGTGATGTTGAGCAATGGATGAGTCATAGGCGCTTACCAGAATACCTCAGAAG GAGAGTACGAGAGGCTGAACGGTATAGTTGGACTGCAACAAGAGGGGTGAATGAAGCAACACTAATGGAGAACTTTCCAGAAGACCTCCAAATGGATATAAGACGCCATCTCTTCAAATTTGTTAAGAAA GTTCGAATATTTGCTCTGATGGATGAACCTGTCTTAGATGCCATTTGTGCGAGACTGAGACAAGCTACTTACATTAAAGGAAGTAGAATTTTGAGTCAAGGTAGTGTGGTAGAGAAGATGGTATTCGTGGTGCGTGGCAAATTGGAGAGCATTGGAGAAGATGGTATTAGAATTCCTTTATCTGAAGGAGATGTTTGTGGTGAAGAACTTCTGACATGGTATCTTGAGCATTCTTCTGTCAGCGCAG ATGGCAGAAGAGTAAGGCTTCCAGGACAGAAGTTGCTTAGCAACAGAACAGTAAGATGCTTAACAAATGTAGAAGTACTTTCACTGAGAGCAGAAAACCTTGAAGAAGTCACAATCCTTTTCACAAGATTCTTGCGTAGTTTGCGTGTTCAAGGAGCCTTAAG GTATGAATCACCTTATTGGAGATCCCTTGCAGCAATCCGTATTCAGGTTGCATGGAGATACAGAAAGAAACGATTAAGCCATGTTAATTCAgactttcaaaataaacattga